Proteins encoded by one window of Salmonirosea aquatica:
- a CDS encoding metallophosphoesterase family protein, whose protein sequence is MKRIGLISDTHSHLDEAVFLHFKNCDEIWHAGDVGHVDILNRLEAYKPLRVVYGNIDGKPVQLRSKENLHFELEGFHVWMTHIGGAPPRYNPTVRPELRTETPDIFVCGHSHILRVLRDPALNNMLYLNPGAAGKEGFHKMRTLLRFSLDSGKIKAMEVVELGLRGAIQL, encoded by the coding sequence ATGAAAAGAATCGGACTTATCTCGGATACTCACTCCCACCTCGATGAAGCAGTTTTCCTTCATTTTAAAAACTGTGACGAAATCTGGCATGCCGGAGATGTGGGCCATGTGGATATCCTGAATCGCCTCGAAGCTTATAAGCCTCTGCGGGTGGTGTATGGCAATATCGACGGCAAGCCAGTGCAGCTGCGTTCCAAGGAGAATTTGCACTTTGAATTGGAAGGCTTCCACGTCTGGATGACACACATTGGCGGGGCTCCTCCCCGTTACAATCCCACGGTTCGGCCAGAGTTGCGCACCGAGACGCCCGATATTTTCGTGTGTGGACATTCTCACATTCTGCGCGTTCTGCGTGATCCGGCCCTAAACAATATGCTCTACCTGAACCCCGGTGCGGCAGGTAAAGAAGGCTTTCATAAAATGCGAACACTGCTCCGTTTCTCCCTGGACAGCGGAAAAATCAAAGCCATGGAGGTAGTAGAGCTAGGGCTCCGCGGAGCGATTCAATTGTGA